A stretch of the Argentina anserina chromosome 6, drPotAnse1.1, whole genome shotgun sequence genome encodes the following:
- the LOC126801102 gene encoding NDR1/HIN1-like protein 13 → MLSAKSESDMTSLAPSSPSRSPKVPVYYVQSPSRDSQVSHDGDKSSSMQATPIYNNSPMESPSHPSFGRHSRNSSASRFSGIFRSSSGRKGWRKQHRSNDKGWPECKVIMEEGDYDDLDKEFSRRMQILMALFGFVVLFTIFCLIIWGASKPFKAEVLVKSLTVSNFYVGEGTDFSGVPTKMLTVNGSLRFTVRNPATIFGIHVSSTPINLLYSDISVASGQLKKYYQPRKSSRTVSVILKGTKVPLYGAGSSLMYSSTGALAPVPLTLNFEIKSRGYVVGHLVKTKHVKAISCPLVIDPKVTKPLKFKKSSCTYD, encoded by the exons ATGCTTTCAGCAAAGTCCGAGTCTGATATGACTAGCTTAGctccatcatcaccatcaaggTCCCCAAAGGTTCCTGTGTACTATGTTCAAAGCCCTTCAAGGGACTCACAAGTCTCACATGATGGAGACAAGTCCTCCTCAATGCAGGCCACTCCAATTTACAATAATAGCCCTATGGAGTCACCCTCCCACCCCTCCTTTGGCCGGCATTCGAGGAACTCCTCGGCGAGCCGATTTTCCGGGATTTTCAGGTCATCCTCGGGGAGGAAGGGCTGGAGGAAGCAGCACAGGAGCAATGACAAGGGGTGGCCGGAGTGTAAAGTGATTATGGAAGAAGGGGATTATGATGATCTTGATAAGGAGTTTTCGAGGCGTATGCAGATCTTGATGGCTCTCTTTGGCTTTGTGGTGTTGTTTACTATCTTCTGCTTGATCATTTGGGGAGCAAGCAAGCCTTTCAAAGCTGAGGTTTTAGTCAAG AGCTTGACAGTTAGCAATTTCTACGTCGGCGAGGGTACCGACTTTTCAGGGGTTCCAACAAAGATGCTGACAGTAAATGGCTCACTAAGATTCACCGTTCGCAACCCTGCTACAATTTTTGGTATTCATGTTAGCTCCACACCTATCAATCTTCTCTATTCAGACATTTCTGTTGCATCTGGTCAG TTAAAGAAATATTACCAGCCGAGAAAAAGCTCCCGAACGGTATCagtgattttgaaagggacaAAGGTTCCTCTGTATGGTGCCGGATCAAGTTTGATGTACTCTTCGACTGGTGCTTTGGCTCCAGTTCCACTGactctcaattttgaaatcaAGTCTCGAGGCTACGTCGTTGGACATCTAGTGAAAACCAAGCACGTAAAAGCAATCTCGTGTCCGTTGGTTATAGATCCTAAAGTCACCAAACCCCTCAAGTTCAAAAAGAGTTCATGCACTTATGACTGA
- the LOC126801094 gene encoding protein disulfide isomerase-like 1-6 → MFRPKPTSRFILLALTLLLLTNLLTSITASEPTTTESEDSELEELLALDDEVEQDEEQGVRSSEAEVLTKAQRIVLELNHDNTKRVIEKNEFVLVLGYAPWCARSAELMPQFAEAATSLSELGSPLVMAKLDAERYPKTASSLEIKGFPTLLLFVNGTSQVYTGGFSAEEIVIWGRKKTGEPVIRISSVPAAEEFLNRHHIFVVGLFEKFEGPNYDEFVKAATADNAIQFVEVSDSNVASVLFPNLKPANLFLGIVKSEAERYNVYEGTFEMEKILKFLDYNKFPLVNKLTESNSATIYSSPLKLQVIIFVEEDEYKKLLEPLQDIARQFKSEIMFIYIDITDENLAKPYLTLFGLEEAESTVVAAFDVRVNSKYLLESNLTPSNIKEFCLGLLHGTLSPYFKSQPIPNNTNETVHVAVGKTFDKLVLNNYKNVLLEVFTPWCITCETTTKRVQKLAKHFKSSDNLFFARIDAFTNEHPKLNVDDYPTLLFYAANDKENPIKLSTKTSLKDLATSINKYVKAKDEVVKDEL, encoded by the exons ATGTTTAGACCAAAACCCACATCAAGATTCATCCTTTTAGCCCTCACCCTTCTCCTACTAACCAACTTGCTCACTTCCATCACAGCCTCTGAACCCACCACAACTGAAAGTGAAGACAGTGAACTGGAGGAGTTACTGGCATTGGATGATGAAGTGGAACAAGATGAAGAGCAAGGAGTGAGGTCTTCAGAGGCTGAGGTGTTAACCAAAGCCCAAAGGATTGTTCTTGAGCTCAATCATGACAATACCAAGAGAGTGATTGAGAAGAATGAGTTTGTTTTGGTTCTTGGGTATGCTCCTTGGTGTGCCAGAAGTGCTGAGCTTATGCCTCAATTTGCTGAGGCTGCAACTTCACTCAGTGAATTGGGGAGTCCTCTTGTGATGGCTAAGCTTGATGCAGAGAGGTATCCCAAAACGGCGTCTTCGCTTGAGATCAAAGGGTTCCCTACCCTGCTTCTGTTTGTCAATGGCACCTCTCAGGTTTACACTGGTGGATTCTCTGC GGAAGAAATAGTGATATGGGGCAGGAAGAAGACTGGTGAGCCTGTTATAAGGATAAGCTCGGTACCAGCAGCTGAAGAATTTCTTAATAGGCATCATATATTTGTCGTTGGTTTGTTTGAAAAATTTGAG GGGCCAAACTATGATGAATTTGTAAAAGCAGCAACAGCTGACAATGCAATCCAGTTTGTAGAAGTAAGCGACAGCAATGTTGCCAGCGTTCTCTTTCCAAATCTAAAACCAGCTAATCTTTTCCTAGGAATTGTGAAAAGTGAGGCTGAAAGATACAATGTGTATG AAGGGACATTTGAGATGGAGAAAATATTGAAGTTCTTGGACTATAACAAGTTTCCGTTAGTTAATAAACTGACTGAGTCAAATTCTGCCACAATTTACTCCAGCCCTCTTAAACTTCAG GTCATTATTTTTGTCGAAGAAGATGAATATAAGAAACTTCTGGAGCCTCTTCAGGATATTGCTCGACAGTTCAAGTCAGAG ATAATGTTTATATACATAGATATCACAGATGAAAACCTCGCGAAGCCTTACTTAACTTTATTTGGGCTTGAAGAAGCAGAGAGCACTGTG GTGGCTGCTTTTGATGTCCGAGTCAACTCTAAATATCTATTAGAATCAAATTTAACACCAAGCAATATTAAG GAGTTTTGTTTGGGGCTTTTGCATGGTACTTTGTCACCATACTTTAAATCGCAACCAATTCCTAATAAC ACAAATGAAACAGTCCATGTTGCTGTAGGAAAGACATTCGATAAATTGGTCTTGAATAACTACAAGAATGTTCTACTAGAG GTGTTCACACCATGGTGCATCACATGTGAGACCACTACCAAGCGTGTTCAGAAGTTGGCTAAGCACTTCAAAAGTTCGGACAATTTATTCTTCGCACGAATAGATGCCTTTACAAATGAACATCCAAAACTGAAC GTAGATGACTATCCAACACTCTTATTCTACGCAGCCAATGATAAAGAGA